The following are encoded in a window of Thermodesulfobacterium geofontis OPF15 genomic DNA:
- a CDS encoding OmpH family outer membrane protein, translating to MDKIHIRAFLIMIIFLGMIKYGYAQSVNTFKIGVIDIKKVINTSKYGQEVMAQLQQKYDELSAKIQKKAEELQALKDEIEKKSSLWSQEVKEKKQSEYQKLLRELKSMQEDAQYEMKEYEKKMLDPVFKELEKVIDKFVSTEKYDLILEKNQPGIYYASPEIDITQKIIKLFDEHYATIKQPKK from the coding sequence ATGGATAAAATTCATATAAGAGCATTTTTGATTATGATTATTTTTTTGGGGATGATAAAATATGGATATGCTCAAAGTGTTAATACTTTTAAAATAGGGGTTATAGATATTAAAAAAGTAATTAATACTTCAAAATATGGTCAAGAAGTAATGGCTCAGTTACAGCAAAAATATGATGAGTTATCAGCTAAGATACAAAAAAAGGCAGAAGAATTACAAGCTTTAAAAGATGAAATAGAGAAAAAAAGCTCCCTTTGGTCTCAAGAAGTAAAAGAAAAGAAACAATCAGAATATCAAAAATTACTTAGAGAACTTAAAAGTATGCAAGAAGATGCACAATATGAAATGAAAGAATATGAAAAAAAGATGTTAGATCCAGTTTTTAAAGAATTAGAAAAGGTTATAGACAAGTTTGTTAGTACAGAAAAATACGATCTTATTTTAGAAAAAAATCAACCAGGTATCTATTATGCTTCTCCTGAAATAGATATTACTCAAAAGATAATTAAACTTTTTGATGAGCATTATGCTACGATAAAACAACCAAAAAAATAA
- a CDS encoding M16 family metallopeptidase: MENRNQTLELLVSKVKEKKLQNGLTVLFYPYKREDVVTVKLCVKVGSAYEKESEAGITHLIEHMIFKGTETKKPEDIVGVIEALGGYMNAFTSYDYTCYYVAGPSTVAEKALDILSDVVFHPYFDPLELEREKEVVIEEMKMRLDNPFVVLFENLMKASYKKYPYRRPIIGYENTVKSFKREDLLNFLNHFYTPKNMILIVVGNLEENKLFSLINKYFSFLPKRKLKKVIFPKETYTEEPSLIWIERPVKEGYFAFTLPGASFRDEDAPYLDLLSEILGGGESSRLYKRLKRDLNLVKTISASSYTPYGPGLFEIYGTADPQNFKEIIKETLLELEKIKLLGVSSEELNKAKTQILSDFVFSSETSEGLSSTLGSFQLVRGSYKDILWYQKKIETATIEDLIRVSKKYFNPQKLVVSFLSEKKLFDNTELKKIISTFGHNIQLPEIFTLNNNLKVILYPQNDIPSVGVTLAFPGGLRFETKETNGVFQALSLLWTRGTKNYTAEELAEKLESIGTTIKGFTGRNTFGLKMLSLSSKLDESLEYFKEILIYPSFEEKECEKAKPELYSLLLRQQDQPISLAVNEFLKVLFPDHPYGLNSAGSLEFYQKFTCEDLKTIYKKFVRPERGVLVITGNFELTSVKEKIKNLFNDWKSETQETILEEPEPIFPKNLFTRIEKETFQTQILLGFQTPGLNAKEKVALEILNSALSGQNGRLFRILRDEKSLAYSVTSFLIFYPKKSAFVLYIGCSPKKEKSAITGFWEILEEIKTHGLLPEEIERAKNRLIGSLKLELQSNLSISEEMAINEVLGLGWNYSLLYENLVKSVTDEDIKNLIETFFKRENAVLFILGKNENRNHK, from the coding sequence ATGGAAAATAGGAACCAAACTTTAGAGCTTTTAGTCTCTAAAGTGAAAGAAAAGAAACTTCAAAATGGGCTTACAGTTCTTTTTTACCCTTATAAAAGAGAAGATGTAGTTACTGTAAAACTTTGTGTCAAAGTAGGAAGTGCCTATGAAAAGGAATCTGAAGCTGGAATAACCCATCTAATTGAACATATGATTTTTAAAGGAACCGAAACCAAAAAACCAGAAGATATTGTAGGAGTTATTGAAGCTTTAGGTGGTTATATGAATGCCTTTACTTCTTATGATTATACCTGTTATTATGTAGCTGGTCCTTCTACAGTTGCTGAAAAAGCATTGGATATTCTTTCAGATGTAGTTTTTCATCCCTATTTTGATCCATTAGAATTAGAAAGAGAAAAAGAAGTTGTTATAGAAGAAATGAAAATGCGGCTTGATAACCCCTTTGTCGTTCTCTTTGAGAATTTAATGAAAGCTTCTTATAAAAAATATCCCTACAGAAGACCGATAATTGGTTATGAAAATACAGTAAAATCTTTTAAAAGGGAAGATCTTTTAAATTTTCTCAATCATTTTTATACTCCTAAAAATATGATCCTTATTGTGGTAGGAAATTTAGAAGAAAATAAACTTTTTTCTCTTATTAACAAGTATTTTTCTTTTTTACCAAAAAGAAAACTTAAAAAAGTTATTTTTCCGAAAGAGACTTATACTGAAGAACCTTCTCTTATATGGATAGAAAGACCTGTCAAGGAAGGCTATTTTGCTTTTACTTTGCCTGGAGCCTCTTTTAGGGATGAAGATGCACCTTATTTAGATTTGCTTTCAGAAATTCTTGGCGGTGGAGAATCTTCAAGATTATATAAAAGACTAAAAAGGGATTTAAATTTAGTAAAAACTATTTCTGCTTCTTCTTACACTCCTTACGGACCTGGGCTTTTTGAAATATATGGAACTGCTGATCCTCAAAATTTTAAAGAAATTATTAAAGAGACTCTTTTAGAACTTGAAAAAATTAAACTTTTGGGTGTTAGTAGTGAAGAATTAAATAAAGCAAAAACTCAAATTCTTTCTGATTTTGTCTTTTCATCAGAAACTTCGGAAGGACTTTCAAGTACCTTAGGTAGTTTTCAACTTGTCCGTGGCTCTTATAAAGATATTCTTTGGTATCAGAAAAAAATAGAAACCGCAACAATCGAAGATTTGATAAGGGTTTCAAAAAAATATTTTAATCCTCAAAAATTGGTTGTTTCTTTTCTTTCAGAAAAAAAGCTTTTTGATAATACTGAACTTAAAAAAATAATTTCAACCTTTGGACATAACATTCAATTACCTGAAATATTTACTTTAAACAATAATTTAAAAGTAATTTTGTATCCTCAAAATGATATCCCTTCAGTAGGGGTGACCCTTGCTTTCCCAGGTGGTTTAAGATTTGAAACTAAAGAGACTAATGGAGTTTTTCAAGCACTTTCTCTTTTATGGACGAGAGGAACTAAAAATTATACAGCTGAAGAGCTTGCAGAAAAACTTGAATCTATTGGAACAACTATTAAGGGTTTTACAGGAAGAAACACTTTTGGATTAAAAATGCTCTCTTTATCTTCAAAATTAGATGAATCTTTAGAATATTTTAAAGAGATACTTATTTATCCTTCCTTTGAAGAAAAAGAATGTGAGAAAGCTAAACCTGAATTATATTCCCTATTATTAAGACAGCAAGATCAACCTATATCCTTAGCAGTGAATGAATTTTTGAAAGTCCTTTTCCCAGATCATCCTTATGGTTTGAATTCTGCGGGAAGTTTAGAATTTTATCAAAAATTTACTTGTGAAGATTTAAAAACTATTTATAAAAAGTTTGTAAGACCTGAAAGGGGTGTTTTAGTAATTACAGGAAATTTTGAACTAACCTCTGTTAAAGAAAAAATTAAAAATCTTTTTAACGATTGGAAATCTGAAACCCAAGAAACTATTCTGGAAGAACCAGAACCAATCTTCCCTAAAAATCTTTTTACTCGTATAGAAAAAGAAACTTTCCAAACTCAAATTTTGCTTGGATTTCAAACTCCGGGATTAAATGCTAAAGAAAAGGTCGCTTTAGAAATATTAAATAGTGCCCTTTCAGGGCAAAACGGAAGACTTTTTAGAATACTTAGAGATGAAAAATCTTTAGCCTATTCAGTAACCTCCTTTTTAATTTTCTATCCTAAAAAATCTGCTTTTGTTTTATATATAGGTTGTTCTCCTAAAAAGGAAAAATCTGCTATTACAGGTTTTTGGGAAATTTTAGAAGAAATTAAAACCCATGGTCTTTTACCTGAAGAAATAGAAAGGGCAAAAAATAGATTAATAGGTAGTTTGAAATTGGAATTACAAAGCAATCTATCTATATCTGAAGAAATGGCAATAAATGAAGTTTTAGGGTTGGGATGGAATTATAGTCTTCTCTATGAAAATTTAGTAAAATCTGTTACCGATGAAGATATTAAAAACTTAATTGAAACTTTTTTTAAAAGGGAAAATGCTGTATTATTTATCTTAGGAAAAAATGAAAATAGAAACCATAAGTAA
- a CDS encoding glucokinase, which translates to MILIADIGGTNSRLALVRKKSKNFINLKIYKSKNFRNIYEVVGSYFSDLDLKKIPNVAVFALAGPVIKDRAYLTNLNWEVSKYKLKKFFGFKEVILLNDLQALSASILLLKKSEILNIKGKKTLKKEPKAFIAPGTGLGEAILVKEKPLTILPTEGGHIFFSPLNEEEFKYLKFLENKEEELSWEKALSGKAISYWYEYYFNEVLPPEKVTELARKKDPKALKVIKKFFELLGRKISQLALYSLPEGGIYITGGVIQALKEFLEEQEFKEVLLRGYFKNEKLKGLLDKFSLNVILHPNPSLLGALAILHNQQK; encoded by the coding sequence ATGATTTTAATTGCAGATATAGGGGGAACAAACTCAAGATTAGCTTTAGTTAGAAAAAAAAGTAAAAATTTTATAAATCTAAAAATTTATAAAAGTAAAAATTTTAGAAATATTTATGAAGTAGTTGGAAGTTATTTTTCAGATTTAGATTTAAAAAAAATTCCAAATGTAGCAGTATTTGCTTTAGCAGGTCCTGTTATTAAGGATCGAGCCTATTTAACAAATCTAAATTGGGAGGTTTCAAAGTATAAATTAAAAAAATTTTTTGGGTTTAAAGAAGTTATTCTGTTAAATGATTTACAAGCTTTATCTGCAAGTATATTGCTTTTAAAAAAAAGTGAAATTTTAAATATAAAAGGTAAAAAAACTTTAAAAAAGGAGCCAAAGGCATTTATTGCTCCTGGAACAGGATTAGGAGAAGCTATTCTGGTAAAAGAAAAACCTTTAACGATACTTCCTACAGAAGGAGGGCATATATTTTTTTCTCCTTTAAATGAAGAAGAGTTTAAATATTTAAAATTTTTAGAAAATAAAGAAGAAGAATTAAGTTGGGAGAAGGCGCTTTCAGGAAAAGCTATTAGTTATTGGTATGAATACTATTTTAATGAAGTTCTTCCTCCTGAAAAAGTTACAGAACTTGCAAGAAAAAAAGATCCAAAGGCATTAAAAGTAATTAAAAAATTTTTTGAGCTTTTAGGAAGAAAGATTTCCCAACTTGCACTTTACAGCTTACCAGAAGGAGGAATTTATATAACAGGAGGAGTCATTCAAGCCTTAAAAGAGTTTTTAGAAGAGCAAGAATTTAAAGAGGTACTTTTAAGGGGTTATTTTAAAAATGAAAAATTAAAAGGACTTTTAGATAAATTTTCTCTTAATGTGATTCTTCATCCCAATCCAAGCCTTTTAGGAGCTCTTGCCATTCTCCATAACCAACAAAAGTGA
- the ftsY gene encoding signal recognition particle-docking protein FtsY: protein MFNFFKKENLLDKFKSGLSKTKKFLSEKFSEIFEIDKIVDLKTIEELEETLILADVGVETTLALLDPIKTKILQGETLTVKELKSFLKEQLISFLKDTNKPFPPPGNPSVLFFLGVNGVGKTTTIAKLGKILKNNGYSVLLVAADTFRAAAIDQLKTWGERIEAPVCALQEGADPGAVIYQGISYAQKNKIDVVLIDTAGRLHTKYNLIEELKKMVKVINKLVPQESQENILVLDATTGQNALSQAQHFSSAIPIHSVIITKMDGTAKGGIAIAVSHKYNLPIRFIGLGEKPEDLIPFDKNSFVSAILPD, encoded by the coding sequence GTGTTCAATTTCTTTAAAAAAGAAAACCTTTTAGATAAGTTTAAATCAGGACTTTCTAAGACTAAAAAATTTTTATCTGAAAAATTTTCAGAAATCTTTGAAATTGACAAAATCGTTGATCTTAAAACTATAGAAGAATTAGAAGAAACTCTCATTTTAGCAGATGTAGGAGTTGAAACAACCTTAGCCTTACTCGATCCTATTAAAACAAAAATTCTTCAAGGAGAAACACTTACTGTTAAAGAGTTAAAATCCTTCTTAAAAGAGCAATTAATTTCTTTTCTCAAAGATACAAATAAGCCCTTCCCTCCACCTGGAAACCCTTCTGTTCTCTTTTTTTTAGGGGTTAATGGTGTTGGTAAAACTACTACTATTGCTAAATTGGGGAAAATATTGAAAAATAATGGTTATTCAGTTTTATTAGTTGCTGCAGATACCTTTAGAGCTGCTGCTATAGATCAATTAAAAACTTGGGGAGAAAGAATAGAGGCACCTGTTTGTGCTCTTCAAGAAGGAGCTGACCCTGGAGCTGTAATTTATCAAGGAATTAGCTATGCACAAAAAAATAAAATAGATGTAGTCCTTATTGATACTGCAGGAAGACTCCACACTAAATATAATCTTATTGAGGAACTAAAGAAAATGGTAAAAGTTATAAATAAACTTGTTCCTCAAGAATCTCAAGAAAATATTTTGGTTCTTGATGCAACTACAGGACAAAATGCTTTAAGTCAAGCTCAACACTTTTCTTCTGCAATACCTATTCATAGTGTAATTATTACTAAAATGGATGGAACTGCAAAAGGAGGAATAGCTATAGCTGTATCCCATAAATATAATTTACCAATAAGATTTATAGGTTTGGGAGAAAAACCAGAAGATCTTATTCCTTTTGATAAAAATTCCTTTGTTTCAGCTATATTACCTGATTAA
- a CDS encoding prenyltransferase/squalene oxidase repeat-containing protein — MLSEIDLNKVIDFVLKKEKDEGGFGATHLLPPTIEDTYYAVKILYLCEFSLNKNKEKLKNFLLHQNPLELSLKPLAKFSKLLKYLNLLNSLSPQTINIYKNNLRKNLTKSSNNLEKLCFIMEIFEILNENDSTLSIKNFVSNNFSSFNLKSLEAYYYLYKILRNNFPSEFINVILEAQNPDGGFGILKDTTSYMDSTYYACYILYHSNLKPKNLTKLKDFILSCWNSDGGFGRNSQGVSFLESTYHALWILKNFKILKTM, encoded by the coding sequence ATGCTCTCTGAAATTGATCTAAATAAAGTAATAGATTTTGTTTTAAAAAAAGAAAAAGATGAAGGAGGCTTTGGAGCAACACACTTACTTCCTCCAACTATAGAAGATACTTATTATGCTGTAAAAATCCTTTATTTATGTGAGTTCTCTTTAAACAAAAACAAAGAAAAGCTTAAAAATTTTCTTCTCCATCAAAATCCTTTAGAACTTTCCCTTAAACCCTTAGCTAAATTTTCTAAATTATTAAAGTATTTAAACCTTCTTAATTCTCTTTCTCCACAAACTATAAATATTTATAAAAACAATTTAAGAAAAAACTTAACTAAAAGTTCAAATAATCTTGAAAAATTATGTTTTATTATGGAAATATTTGAAATACTAAATGAAAATGACTCTACTTTATCAATAAAGAATTTTGTTTCGAATAATTTCTCATCTTTTAATTTAAAATCCCTTGAAGCTTATTATTATCTTTACAAAATTCTTAGAAATAATTTCCCTTCAGAATTTATAAATGTTATCTTAGAAGCTCAAAATCCTGATGGAGGATTTGGGATCCTTAAAGATACTACCTCTTATATGGATTCTACTTATTATGCCTGCTACATTCTTTATCATTCTAATTTAAAACCAAAAAATTTAACTAAATTAAAAGATTTTATTTTGTCTTGTTGGAATTCTGATGGAGGATTTGGGAGGAATTCACAAGGAGTCTCCTTTTTAGAAAGTACCTATCATGCTCTATGGATTCTTAAAAATTTTAAAATATTAAAAACTATGTAG
- a CDS encoding universal stress protein, which yields MIEIKTIAIPVDFSEATPIIVEWGKALAKKLGAQIILINVIEEIFTFGDMSIDAKTLQELEKTLFEGAREYMQSLLNKHFSDFPNVKPIIVKGKIVEKIIEVAKENKADLIVMGTHGKKGLDKIIFGSVAEGIVKYSPIPVVTINPYRIKEK from the coding sequence ATGATAGAGATTAAAACCATAGCTATTCCTGTTGATTTTTCTGAAGCAACCCCGATTATTGTAGAATGGGGGAAAGCGTTAGCAAAAAAATTAGGTGCTCAGATAATTCTTATTAACGTGATAGAAGAAATATTCACATTTGGAGATATGTCTATAGATGCTAAAACCTTACAGGAGTTAGAAAAGACACTTTTTGAAGGAGCAAGAGAATACATGCAAAGCCTTTTAAATAAACATTTTTCTGATTTCCCAAATGTAAAACCAATTATCGTAAAAGGAAAGATAGTAGAAAAAATAATAGAAGTTGCTAAAGAAAATAAAGCAGACCTTATTGTAATGGGGACCCACGGGAAAAAAGGTTTGGATAAAATCATTTTTGGAAGCGTAGCAGAGGGAATAGTAAAATATTCACCTATTCCAGTAGTAACTATAAATCCTTACAGGATAAAAGAAAAATAA
- the tsaE gene encoding tRNA (adenosine(37)-N6)-threonylcarbamoyltransferase complex ATPase subunit type 1 TsaE gives MKIETISNSEEDTINFGKKLGFLLKPGDLILLYGDLGSGKTTFVKGLAESLEVNQDFYITSPSFSLINVYEGKYTIYHVDLYRLDTLEVEDLGLWEYLNEGIVIIEWADRLKTPLKDDYIEIFFEFLDYSKRKITFVGYGEWQELLKGLDWDEESH, from the coding sequence ATGAAAATAGAAACCATAAGTAACTCTGAAGAAGACACCATTAATTTTGGAAAAAAATTAGGATTTCTTCTTAAACCTGGAGACTTAATTCTCCTTTATGGAGATTTAGGTTCTGGAAAAACTACTTTTGTAAAGGGCTTAGCTGAAAGCTTAGAAGTTAATCAAGATTTTTATATAACCAGTCCCTCATTTTCCCTTATAAATGTTTATGAAGGAAAATATACTATTTATCATGTAGATCTTTATAGACTTGATACTTTAGAAGTTGAGGATTTAGGTCTTTGGGAATACTTAAATGAGGGCATAGTAATTATTGAATGGGCTGATAGATTAAAAACACCTCTTAAAGACGATTATATAGAGATTTTTTTTGAATTTTTAGATTATTCAAAAAGAAAAATCACTTTTGTTGGTTATGGAGAATGGCAAGAGCTCCTAAAAGGCTTGGATTGGGATGAAGAATCACATTAA
- a CDS encoding tetratricopeptide repeat protein, with amino-acid sequence MNRFFLLFLLPFILFGCIASQDEIQTLKIKVINLETTLNKQSQKSEELEKKLDELNKKIISLENKLSKDLMVEMKTQVLSELDEIKKEQAQLSSQIEEIKFSQEESEKNFKTQLENLATQTQALELKIKELEKKLEVAPKELPKETPPPSNATLIYTENATKTSAIKPEEKREEKPEEKPLNEAQLYEKAYSYYQKGDLKNAKKFFEEYIKNFPKGKWIGQAYFWIGEIYFKEKNYEEAILNYQKLIELPGLHPLKPSAMLKQAQAFKALGDIEAYKILLKKLINQYPQSKEAEVAKKLLK; translated from the coding sequence ATGAATAGATTTTTTCTTTTATTTTTATTACCCTTTATATTATTTGGTTGTATAGCAAGCCAAGATGAAATTCAAACCCTTAAAATAAAAGTTATCAATCTTGAAACTACCCTAAATAAACAAAGTCAAAAATCTGAAGAATTAGAAAAAAAATTGGATGAATTAAATAAAAAGATAATTTCTTTAGAAAACAAATTGTCTAAGGATTTGATGGTAGAAATGAAAACCCAAGTTCTTTCTGAATTAGATGAAATTAAAAAGGAACAAGCTCAATTGTCCTCTCAAATAGAAGAAATTAAATTTTCACAAGAGGAGAGTGAAAAAAACTTTAAAACTCAATTAGAAAATTTAGCTACCCAAACCCAAGCTTTAGAATTAAAAATAAAAGAGTTAGAAAAAAAATTAGAGGTAGCTCCAAAGGAACTTCCTAAGGAAACACCTCCTCCTTCCAATGCTACTTTAATCTATACTGAGAATGCTACAAAAACTTCAGCTATAAAACCTGAAGAGAAACGCGAAGAGAAACCTGAGGAAAAACCTTTAAATGAAGCTCAACTTTATGAAAAGGCTTATTCTTATTATCAAAAAGGTGATCTTAAAAATGCTAAAAAGTTCTTTGAAGAATATATTAAAAATTTCCCCAAAGGAAAGTGGATAGGGCAAGCTTACTTCTGGATTGGAGAGATTTATTTTAAAGAAAAAAACTATGAAGAAGCTATTTTAAACTATCAAAAATTAATTGAACTTCCGGGATTGCATCCTTTAAAACCAAGTGCTATGCTTAAACAAGCCCAAGCTTTTAAAGCACTTGGTGATATAGAGGCTTATAAAATCCTTTTGAAAAAATTAATTAATCAATATCCTCAGAGTAAAGAAGCTGAGGTAGCTAAAAAATTGTTGAAATAA
- the pal gene encoding peptidoglycan-associated lipoprotein Pal, whose translation MKKILYLSIICVFLFSCAKKEVPPVVEIPPPVVEKPKEEVKKPEKVEKAVKEKEEISKATEEVFKPEEIPSQKEDKEYWKLYGRGSAPLLAIFFDFDEYSIREDMWDRLKENVKYLLNHPEVKIELQGNCDERGTNEYNMALGAKRALEVKKVLVKLGIEENRISTVSFGEEKPLCKESNEKCWAINRRVDFVIIK comes from the coding sequence ATGAAAAAAATTTTATATTTAAGTATAATTTGTGTTTTTTTATTTAGCTGTGCAAAAAAAGAAGTTCCACCTGTGGTTGAAATTCCACCACCTGTTGTAGAAAAACCAAAAGAGGAAGTTAAAAAACCTGAAAAAGTAGAAAAAGCTGTTAAAGAAAAAGAGGAGATTTCTAAAGCAACTGAAGAAGTTTTTAAACCTGAAGAAATTCCTTCTCAAAAAGAAGATAAAGAATATTGGAAACTTTATGGAAGAGGTTCTGCACCGCTTTTAGCTATATTTTTTGATTTTGATGAATACTCTATTAGAGAGGATATGTGGGATAGATTAAAAGAAAATGTTAAATATCTTTTAAATCATCCTGAAGTAAAAATTGAACTTCAAGGAAATTGTGATGAAAGAGGGACAAACGAATATAATATGGCATTAGGAGCAAAAAGAGCTTTAGAAGTTAAAAAAGTTCTTGTAAAACTTGGGATAGAAGAAAATAGAATTAGTACTGTAAGTTTTGGTGAAGAAAAACCACTTTGTAAAGAAAGCAATGAAAAATGTTGGGCAATAAATAGAAGGGTTGATTTTGTAATTATAAAATAA
- a CDS encoding nicotinate phosphoribosyltransferase, producing MLFNTSIGLFLDLYELTMAQVYFEKNLFGKATFSLSIRNRPKNRPFFLFAGLDPFLKLLKNFKFNESDLEYLESLKIFKPFFLDYLKNFSFKGSIRCLPEGTIFFENEPICEVESDLISAQIIETLIINTLHIETLIATKALLCVKSAKGIPIFDFSARRTHGIDSSLHVARASYIAGFSGTSNVLAGKLWNIPVVGTMAHSFVEVFPSEEEAFKAFSETYPDRAILLIDTYDTIGAAQKIVKLKNFFEENKISLKGVRIDSGDLAEFSKKVRKILDKGNLKEVQIFLSGSLDEKEIKKLLKAKVPVSGFGVGTRMGVSEDAPYFEMGYKLVEYEGKPCFKLSPKKELLPGSKNLYRIWDEKDQFLFDLITLKNEPVDLSSYPKSTNLLKLVYEEDKILYQESLEDIRARVKEELKRKYKRHIKISKTIKELYRDLKRKFLYSK from the coding sequence ATGCTCTTTAATACATCAATAGGGCTTTTCTTAGATCTCTATGAACTAACCATGGCTCAGGTTTATTTTGAAAAAAATCTTTTTGGGAAAGCAACTTTTTCCCTTTCTATAAGAAATCGTCCCAAGAATAGACCCTTTTTTCTTTTTGCAGGGTTAGATCCTTTTTTAAAACTTCTTAAAAATTTTAAATTTAATGAATCTGATCTTGAATATTTAGAAAGCCTAAAAATTTTTAAACCCTTCTTTCTTGATTATCTTAAGAATTTTTCTTTTAAAGGTTCTATAAGATGTTTACCTGAGGGGACTATCTTTTTTGAAAATGAACCTATATGCGAAGTTGAAAGTGATCTTATCTCTGCTCAAATTATAGAAACTCTTATAATAAATACTTTACATATAGAAACTCTTATAGCAACTAAAGCTCTTCTTTGCGTAAAATCTGCTAAAGGCATTCCTATATTTGATTTTTCTGCCAGAAGAACTCATGGAATTGATAGTAGTCTTCATGTGGCAAGAGCTTCTTATATAGCTGGTTTTTCCGGAACAAGTAATGTTCTTGCAGGAAAATTGTGGAATATACCAGTTGTAGGAACTATGGCTCATTCTTTTGTTGAAGTTTTTCCTTCAGAAGAAGAGGCTTTTAAGGCTTTTTCTGAAACATACCCTGATAGAGCTATCCTTCTTATTGATACTTATGATACTATTGGTGCTGCCCAAAAGATTGTAAAATTAAAAAACTTCTTTGAAGAAAACAAAATATCCTTAAAAGGGGTAAGAATCGACAGTGGAGACCTTGCAGAATTTTCTAAAAAAGTGAGGAAAATATTAGATAAAGGTAACTTAAAAGAGGTTCAAATCTTTTTAAGCGGAAGTTTGGATGAAAAAGAAATCAAAAAACTTTTAAAAGCAAAGGTCCCAGTTTCTGGATTTGGGGTAGGAACAAGAATGGGGGTTTCTGAGGATGCTCCCTACTTTGAAATGGGCTATAAATTAGTAGAGTATGAAGGTAAACCTTGTTTTAAACTTTCTCCAAAAAAAGAACTTTTACCAGGATCTAAAAACCTTTATAGAATTTGGGATGAAAAAGATCAGTTTCTTTTTGATTTAATCACACTCAAAAATGAACCTGTAGATCTCTCTTCTTATCCAAAAAGTACAAATCTCTTAAAGCTGGTATATGAAGAGGATAAAATCCTTTATCAAGAATCTTTAGAAGATATAAGAGCAAGAGTAAAAGAGGAATTAAAAAGAAAATATAAAAGGCATATTAAAATTTCTAAAACTATAAAGGAGCTTTACAGAGATTTAAAAAGAAAATTTTTATATTCTAAATAG
- a CDS encoding cysteine hydrolase family protein, whose translation MKALLIIDMLNDFIKPDGALYCGKKAEEIIPEIERLKKEFKEKGYPIIYLCDAHDQNDEEFSAFTPHCIKGTKGAQVVDELSPAGDDLVIYKTRFSGFYRTNLEAVLRSLGVKELYLTGVCTSICVMDTAADAFYRGFKIKIPVKAVADFDEEFHNFALKRLEKVYKAELIY comes from the coding sequence ATGAAAGCACTTCTTATTATAGATATGTTAAATGATTTTATTAAACCTGATGGAGCCTTATATTGTGGTAAAAAAGCTGAAGAAATCATTCCAGAAATAGAAAGACTTAAAAAGGAATTTAAAGAAAAAGGTTATCCAATAATTTATTTGTGTGATGCCCACGATCAAAATGATGAAGAATTTTCTGCTTTTACACCACACTGTATAAAAGGCACTAAAGGCGCCCAAGTAGTTGATGAACTTTCTCCAGCAGGAGATGATCTTGTAATTTATAAAACCCGTTTTTCGGGATTTTATAGGACTAATCTTGAAGCTGTTTTAAGAAGTCTTGGTGTAAAAGAATTATACTTAACTGGGGTTTGTACAAGTATTTGTGTAATGGATACAGCTGCTGATGCTTTTTATAGAGGATTTAAAATTAAAATACCAGTTAAAGCTGTTGCTGATTTTGATGAAGAATTTCATAATTTCGCTCTTAAACGTTTAGAAAAAGTTTATAAAGCTGAATTAATTTATTAG